From Pelosinus fermentans DSM 17108, the proteins below share one genomic window:
- the rpsK gene encoding 30S ribosomal protein S11 translates to MVAKKAIRPKRKERKNIEHGQAHIRSTFNNTIVTISDTKGNVLSWASAGGLGFRGSRKSTPFAAQMAAETAAKAAMEHGLKQVEVFVKGPGSGREAAIRSLQASGLEVSSIKDCTPVPHNGCRPPKRRRV, encoded by the coding sequence TTGGTTGCTAAGAAAGCTATTAGACCAAAAAGAAAAGAACGTAAGAATATTGAGCATGGTCAAGCACATATTCGTTCTACTTTTAATAATACGATTGTGACTATTTCCGATACAAAGGGTAATGTTTTGTCTTGGGCTAGTGCGGGTGGACTTGGATTTAGAGGTTCCCGCAAGAGTACTCCATTTGCTGCGCAAATGGCAGCAGAAACAGCTGCTAAAGCGGCAATGGAACATGGATTAAAACAGGTTGAAGTTTTTGTAAAAGGACCTGGCTCAGGTCGGGAAGCAGCCATTAGATCACTACAGGCATCTGGCTTGGAAGTAAGTTCCATTAAAGATTGTACGCCTGTACCTCATAATGGATGCCGTCCACCTAAGCGTAGAAGAGTATAA
- a CDS encoding KOW domain-containing RNA-binding protein: MSVVNISMGQLVTSIAGRDEMQMYLVIGIQGNKNLLLVNGRDRKLVNPKRKNIRHVNVLNSIAKSVAEKIQSGIKVTDEEVRHAIQVLYKPENL, from the coding sequence GTGTCAGTCGTGAATATATCAATGGGGCAACTTGTTACTAGTATTGCCGGAAGAGATGAGATGCAGATGTATCTTGTGATTGGGATTCAAGGTAATAAAAATCTCCTGCTTGTCAACGGCAGAGATCGAAAATTAGTGAACCCTAAACGCAAAAATATCCGGCATGTTAATGTTCTTAATTCTATTGCCAAAAGTGTGGCGGAAAAGATTCAATCTGGTATAAAAGTTACGGATGAGGAAGTTCGCCACGCCATTCAGGTTTTATACAAGCCAGAGAATCTGTGA
- the rpsD gene encoding 30S ribosomal protein S4 → MARYTGPVCRQCRREGTKLYLKGERCYTDKCSVGKRAYAPGQHGQGQTRKKVSEYGVQLREKQKARRVYGILETQFRSYFDKADRQKGITGENLLVLLERRLDNVVYRLGFAASRTQARQLVTHRHFTVNGKRVDIPSYLIKPGDVIAVHESSKESPLIKEITESLAHKTVAPWLERPTQEVMNGTVLRYPTREEIDTPVQEHLIVELYSR, encoded by the coding sequence ATGGCTAGATATACAGGACCTGTTTGTAGACAATGCCGTCGTGAAGGCACAAAATTATATCTTAAAGGCGAAAGATGCTATACGGACAAATGTTCAGTAGGTAAACGTGCGTATGCACCTGGTCAGCATGGCCAAGGCCAAACTCGTAAGAAAGTTTCCGAGTATGGTGTTCAACTACGAGAAAAACAAAAAGCACGTCGCGTTTATGGAATTTTGGAAACTCAATTCCGTTCCTATTTTGACAAAGCAGATCGTCAAAAAGGCATTACTGGTGAAAACTTGCTGGTATTGCTGGAAAGACGTCTGGATAATGTGGTATACCGTCTTGGTTTTGCGGCAAGCCGTACACAAGCTAGACAATTGGTTACCCACAGACATTTCACTGTTAATGGAAAAAGAGTAGACATTCCATCTTATTTAATTAAACCTGGTGATGTTATTGCGGTTCATGAATCCAGTAAAGAATCACCATTAATTAAAGAAATTACAGAATCTCTTGCTCACAAAACAGTGGCACCTTGGTTGGAAAGACCAACTCAAGAGGTAATGAATGGTACAGTATTGCGTTACCCCACTCGTGAGGAAATTGATACACCAGTTCAAGAACATCTGATTGTCGAATTATACTCCAGATAA
- the rpmJ gene encoding 50S ribosomal protein L36 has protein sequence MKVRPSVKPICEKCKVIKRNGHVMVICENPKHKQKQG, from the coding sequence ATGAAAGTGAGACCGTCGGTCAAACCCATTTGTGAAAAATGCAAGGTAATTAAACGTAATGGACATGTAATGGTGATTTGTGAAAATCCTAAACATAAACAAAAGCAAGGATAG
- the rpsM gene encoding 30S ribosomal protein S13: MARIAGIDLPRDKRIEISLTYIFGIGLTTSKEILAATGINPDTRTRDLTEEEVVKLREAIDKNHRVEGDLRREQALNIKRLIEIGCYRGKRHRMGLPVRGQRTKTNARTRKGPKRTVGAKKKK, translated from the coding sequence ATGGCACGTATTGCCGGAATAGATTTACCGCGTGATAAAAGAATTGAGATCTCTTTAACATACATTTTTGGTATTGGTCTTACAACTTCCAAGGAAATCTTGGCAGCTACTGGGATTAATCCTGATACACGTACACGCGATTTAACAGAAGAAGAAGTTGTGAAATTGCGTGAAGCGATTGATAAGAATCATAGAGTAGAAGGCGACTTACGCCGTGAACAAGCACTCAATATTAAACGTCTTATTGAAATTGGATGTTATCGTGGTAAACGTCACCGTATGGGTCTTCCTGTACGTGGTCAACGTACTAAGACGAATGCCCGCACCCGTAAAGGTCCAAAACGGACTGTTGGAGCGAAAAAGAAAAAGTAG
- the map gene encoding type I methionyl aminopeptidase, translating to MIILKSEREISYLRDAGKIVAETLVEVKKAAKPGVTTLDLDRIAEEYIKGRGAIPAFKGYHGFTGNICSSINEEVVHGIPGLRKLKSGDNVSIDIGAVINGYNGDAAITVAVGEVDAEVQKLLDVTEESLYKGIEQAILGNRLSDISHAVQVHAEQHGFGVVRDYVGHGIGRSMHEDPQVPNYGDPGRGPRLKAGMTLAIEPMVNLGTYEVKTLDDGWTVVTLDGKRSAHFEHSIAITDGKPEILTKL from the coding sequence ATGATCATCCTTAAATCAGAGCGAGAAATCAGTTACTTGCGTGATGCAGGTAAAATAGTGGCAGAAACGTTGGTTGAGGTTAAAAAAGCCGCTAAACCCGGGGTCACTACGCTAGATCTGGACAGAATAGCCGAAGAATATATTAAGGGTCGTGGTGCGATTCCTGCGTTTAAGGGATACCATGGCTTTACAGGAAACATTTGTTCTTCAATAAATGAAGAAGTCGTACATGGCATTCCAGGATTAAGAAAGTTAAAATCTGGAGATAATGTTAGTATTGATATTGGAGCGGTAATAAATGGATACAATGGCGATGCCGCGATTACAGTAGCTGTTGGTGAAGTTGATGCCGAAGTACAAAAACTTTTGGATGTTACCGAAGAGTCTTTGTATAAAGGCATTGAGCAAGCAATTTTAGGTAATCGTCTAAGTGATATTTCTCATGCCGTCCAGGTTCACGCAGAACAACATGGTTTTGGTGTGGTGCGTGATTATGTTGGGCATGGGATTGGCCGGAGTATGCATGAAGATCCACAGGTTCCCAATTATGGCGATCCTGGCCGTGGGCCACGATTAAAAGCTGGTATGACGTTGGCCATTGAGCCAATGGTCAATCTGGGCACGTATGAAGTAAAGACACTTGACGATGGTTGGACGGTTGTAACTCTTGACGGCAAGCGCTCAGCGCATTTTGAACATTCGATTGCCATCACTGACGGTAAGCCGGAGATTCTAACTAAGTTATAG
- the infA gene encoding translation initiation factor IF-1, producing MSKQDVIEVEGTVVEALPNAMFQVKLENEHVVLAHVSGKIRMNFIRILPGDRVTVELTPYDLKRGRITYRFK from the coding sequence GTGTCCAAGCAAGATGTAATTGAGGTTGAAGGTACGGTTGTCGAAGCCTTGCCTAATGCTATGTTCCAGGTTAAACTGGAGAATGAGCATGTCGTATTGGCGCATGTCTCAGGTAAAATCCGCATGAACTTTATCCGGATTTTACCTGGGGATAGAGTAACTGTAGAGCTTACGCCTTATGACTTAAAGCGTGGCCGTATTACCTACCGTTTCAAATAG
- a CDS encoding adenylate kinase gives MYILLMGPPGAGKGTQAAELVAEFQIPHISTGDMFRAAVKEGTELGKQAKACMDAGQLVPDSVTIGIVKERLAKPDCHKGFILDGFPRTIEQADALDSTLVELGIKLNRVININVPVEDLISRMTGRRICKGCGATFHVLFNPSTKDGKCDKCDGEIYQRADDTEETVTKRLAVYSSQTKPLIEFYQDKGLYSEIDGRQPIEKVFADIVHSLRGE, from the coding sequence ATGTATATCCTGTTAATGGGACCGCCTGGAGCTGGCAAAGGTACACAGGCGGCAGAATTAGTTGCAGAATTTCAAATTCCCCACATTTCTACTGGCGACATGTTTCGTGCAGCAGTAAAAGAAGGAACTGAACTTGGCAAGCAGGCAAAAGCTTGCATGGATGCCGGGCAACTAGTACCTGATAGTGTAACTATTGGGATAGTGAAAGAAAGATTGGCTAAACCTGATTGTCATAAAGGTTTTATTCTCGATGGCTTCCCTAGGACGATTGAACAAGCAGATGCTTTAGATAGTACCTTGGTGGAACTGGGAATAAAATTAAATCGCGTTATTAATATTAATGTTCCTGTGGAAGATTTAATTAGTCGCATGACGGGGCGTCGTATCTGCAAAGGTTGTGGCGCTACCTTCCATGTACTATTTAACCCTTCCACAAAGGATGGTAAATGTGATAAATGCGATGGTGAAATCTATCAGCGTGCTGATGATACGGAAGAAACGGTTACGAAACGCTTAGCAGTGTATAGCAGCCAGACGAAGCCTTTAATTGAATTCTATCAAGACAAAGGTCTTTATAGCGAAATTGATGGCCGTCAGCCGATTGAAAAAGTATTTGCTGATATAGTTCACAGTCTGAGGGGCGAGTAG